In Lycium barbarum isolate Lr01 chromosome 9, ASM1917538v2, whole genome shotgun sequence, the DNA window TCACATTACCTTACCCTATACTGATTATCCTACCAAATAGCTATAAGATGAAAGTGACATTAATTGGTAGTGTTAAACTTGGAACCAACATTGTCCTGCAGAAGGTGTTTTTTGTACCATCTTTCAAATACAATCTTGTGTCTATTAATTCTCTTACTGTGTCTATACCTGGTAGTGTTGTTTCTTTTAATGAATTCTCTTGTATTCTGTAGGCCCCTTCAACGAAGAGGCCTCAGGAAGTTGGTAGGCCAAAGATGGGCTATATCTCTTATGCTCCAAGTGCTTGGAGAGCAGCAGTTGTTCTAACTCCAACAAGTCAAGTAGAAGTTGTTCACATCCTTGTTTGTCTTCTTTTATTCCTAGTCATGGTTCTAGTTCTTATAGTCACATTGCACAAGGTCACACACACTCCACTACAGATAACATTCTTCATGGGAATAACTGCTGTTCTAATCTTATTGTAAATATTGTCAGTTCTGGTAATGAAATTTGTTTAGTTTCTGTTCTCTCTTTATCTCATAAAACTGGGAATGTGAATGTTCTTTGGCATAATAGATTGGGGCATGTGCCTTTTGTGAAAATGAGGGAAATGAAATCCATACCAGAAATCTTCTCTACCAAACAACCCTTCTCCTGTACCATATGTCCTTTGGCAAGACAAGCAAGATTGTCATTTCCACAAAGAACCAGTTTTTCAACAAAAGTTTTCCAGCTACTTCATGTTGATCTTTGGAGACCCTATCATGAAAATACCTATGATAACTACAAGTACTTCATTACCCTTGTAGATAACTACAGAAGATGTACTTGGACTCAACTTTTGAGTTGTAAAAGTAATGCCTTAGAGGCCATTAGAACTTCCTAGCCATAATTGAAAACCAGTTTAACACTACTGTGAAAACCTTAAGGACAGACAATAGCCTAAAGTTTGTTAATAATGAAACCATGACCCTTTTCAAATCCAAATGAATCATTCATGAAAGAACCTGTccctacacaccacaacaaaatggtgtggtAGAGAGGAAACACAAATATCTCCTTGAGACTGCCAGATCACTTTCATTTCAATCCAAACTGCCCATCAAATACTGGGGAGAGTGCGCCCTATGTGCTACTTATATCATTAACAGGCTTCCTACTTCACATGAGAGAGGAAAATGTCCTTATGAATTGCTATATCAAACAAAACCATCCAATTCCCATATGAGAACCTTTGGTTATCTATGTTACCCAACTGTTCCTAAACCACTTAGAGACAAGTTTCAACCAAGAACAATACCACATCCTAAACCACTTAGAGACAAGTTTCAACCAAGAACAATACCACATATTTTCCTTGGGTACCCTTTTGGATCAAAAGGATACAAAGTCCTCAATCTATCAACTAAGAAGGTTCACATTTCTAGGGATGTTGTCTTCAGAGAAGATGTCTTTCCTTTTGCTATTACTGCTGCACATTCTTCTTTCCCTTCTGTTGCAAGTACTATGCCATTGATTGATGACATTCCTGTTGAACATGGTCTGCAAAATGTACCTACTAGTAGAGATAATGTTGAGAATCCAGGAAAAATATCAGCTGACACCTTATCTGACCATATATCAGCTGACACCTTATATGATCATCCTACCACTTCATTGAACCAACCAAGTCCAAATGAAAATTCTCCTAACACTAGTTTACTACCATCCCAAGATTCGACTTTAGACCAACTTCAAAACTCTGACCATAGTGTGACAAACCACAACTCTCAGATACCATTAACTAGGCCACAAAGACCTCACAAACTTCCCACCTATCTCCATGATTACGTCATATCAGACACCATTGCCAAGCCGAACACCAATAGGAACTTTTCCCTTAGTGCACTGTTTTCCAAACATCAACATATACCACAAGATACACTGAACCAAGAGAGTCAAATTCTTGTTAGAAACATTTGTACTGACAAGGAACCTTCATCATATGAAGAAGCAGCTGTCAATCCTGCATGGCAAACAGCCATGACACAAGAATTTGAAGCTTTGCATGCCACCAACACATGGACTCTAATGCCATTGCCACTGGAAAAGCAAGCCATAGGCTGTAAATAGGTGTATAAGGTCAAACACAAGGCTGATAGATCCATTGAGAAATTCAAGACAAGGCTTGTAGTCAAGGGATACACATAACAACCTGGGATAGACTATACAAAAACATTTTCCCCAGTTGTCAAGATGACAACTGTGAGGGCACTGCTGACCAATGCAGTGCAAAAGGGCTGGACTATATTTCAACTTGATGTAAATAATGCATTCCTCCATGGAGAACTAGATGAGAAGGTGTACATGACAGTTCCACAAGGTCTAGTAGTAATTGATTCAAAGTTGGTTTGCAAGTTAAACAAGTCCCTTTATGGGTTAAAATAGGCAAGCAGACAATGGAAACTAACTGAAACATTGCACTCTAGAGGCTACACACATTCCTTAAATGATTACTCATTGTTTCACAAAAAATCTGGTGAATCAGCAATTTATGTAGCAATGTATGTAGATGATGTGATCATAACTGGCACTCACATCTCTGAAATTGAGGACTTAAAGGCCTTCTTGCATGATAAGTTC includes these proteins:
- the LOC132610772 gene encoding uncharacterized protein LOC132610772, whose amino-acid sequence is MANVQSYASDVVSNKGNGHVDQSDEPRITLTKEQYGHMMSLLQQFQGANLTENGNNSNNPNAGNGNLNFAGAPSTKRPQEVGRPKMGYISYAPSAWRAAVVLTPTSQVEVVHILVCLLLFLVMVLVLIVTLHKVTHTPLQITFFMGITAVLILL